The sequence GTAAAAATAAGATTTTGCGGAGGAACATCTAAATAATCCCCTAAAATTTCACGTGTTTTATTAATTATAGCTTTTGCTTTTTTTCCCGATTGATGAATCGAAGAAGGATTCCCAAAATGGTCTAAAGCAGAACACATCGCCTCTTTCACCCCTTTTCCAAGAGGCGCATTGGCATTATAATCTAAGTAAATCACTCTGTGGGCTCTAGACATTTTTAACTTCAATAAGTTGATTTTCTCGATTGGTTTGAGGGTCTTGATAAATTTCTTCTAAAGAAAGAGAGTGAAGATATTGAAAAAGACGCCTTTCAAGCTCTTCCCATACATGATGAACTTGGCATCTTTTTTGATTATGGAGACATCCTTTTTTATTTTGAGGGGTGCACCGTGTTATATGAAAAGACTCTTCTGCAGCTTCCATAACATCGGCCACAGAAATCTCATGGGGGGGTCTTCCAAGAACATATCCTCCTCCTACGCCACGAACACTTCGAACTAACCCTTTTTTTCTGAGTTTTGAAAAAATTTGCTCAAGATACAAAATAGAAATTTCTTGTTGCTCTGCAATTACAGAAAGAGGAATAGGATATCCTTTATATCGTTGCTCTTTCTCAGCCGCCACAAGTTGAATCATGGCCATTACAGCATATCTACCCTTCGTTCCAAGATGCATCTGAAATATATCCTTATTTAACAGAACTTCTTTAATTTTTTTAAAAGCAATAACTCAAAACTTGACTAATAAAATCAACTTTAAAAGCTATACACCTAAAATTGAATTTCGTCAAAAAAAATGAGATTTCTCTTTAAAAAAAAAAACTTTTCTTTTACAGTAATTCATCAATTATGATTTTTGACCACTTTCTCTTTAACCTCTTCTATATTTATGAGGATTTTCATGCCAGAAATTATCATTAATGGCCCCGTTGGACGGCTCGAAGGACGCTATCATCTTTCTCCCAATTTAGATGCTCCCGTAGCCTTAATTCTTCATCCACACCCCCTCCA is a genomic window of Pseudomonadota bacterium containing:
- a CDS encoding Rrf2 family transcriptional regulator: MHLGTKGRYAVMAMIQLVAAEKEQRYKGYPIPLSVIAEQQEISILYLEQIFSKLRKKGLVRSVRGVGGGYVLGRPPHEISVADVMEAAEESFHITRCTPQNKKGCLHNQKRCQVHHVWEELERRLFQYLHSLSLEEIYQDPQTNRENQLIEVKNV